The genomic DNA atctactatggactggactctcactattatgttagatccactatggactggactctcactattatgttagatccactatggactggactctcacactattatgttagatccactatgcactggactttcacaatattatgttagatccactatgaactggactctcacaatattatgctagatccactatggactggactctcacaatattatgttagatccactatggactggactctcacaatattatggtagatccactatggactggactcttactattatgttagatccactatggactagactctcacaatattatgttagatccactatggactggactctcactattatgttagatccactatggactggactctcacaatattatgttagatccactatggactggactctcacactattatgttagatccactatggactggactctcacactattatgttagatctactatggactggactctcactattatgttagatccactatggactggactctcactattatgttagatccactatggactggactttcacaatattatgttagatccactatggactggactttcacaatattatgttagatccactatggactggactctcacactattatgttagatccactatggactggactctcactattatgttagatccactatggactggactctcactattatgttagatccactatggactggactttcacaatattatgttagatccactatggactggactctcacaatattatgttagatccactatggactggactctcactattatgttagacccactatggactggactctcactattatgttagatccactatggactggactctcacaatattatgttagatccactatggactggactgtcactattatgttagacccactatggactggactctcactattatgttagatccactatggactagactctcacaatattatgttagatccactatggactggactgtcactattatgttagatccactatggactggactctcactattatgttagatccactatggactggactctcacactattatgttagatccactatggactggactttcactattatgttagatccactatggactggactctcactattatgttagatctactacggactggactttcactattatgttagatccactatggactggactctcacactattatgttagatccactatggactggactttcacaatattatgctagatccactcgacgtccattttaCCGGTCGCCCTAGGGGGGGAGGTccctcacatctgcggtcctctccaaggtttcttattgtcatcccactgggttgagtttttccttgcactgatatgggatctgaaccgaggatgccgttgtggcttgtgcagccctttgagacacttgtgatttagggctatataagtaaacattgattgattgattgattgtgttgaaaaaatccagaggcacaccaccagcaaaaatctttaaaaaactaaattcagttgacaataaaaagttgttctcgcaattgttggatatgactttaaagcataaccaagcatgcatcactatagctcttgtctcaaagtaggtgtactgtcaccacctgtcacatcacaccctgacttatttggacttttttgctgttttcctgtgtgtagtgttttagttcttgtcttgcgctcctattttggtggcttttcctgttttgttttgtattttcctttagcagtttcatgtcttcctcgagcgctattccccgcatctactttgttttagcaatcaagaatatttcagttgtttttatctttctttgcggggacattgttgattgtcatgtcatgttcggatgtactttgtggacgccgtctttgctccacagtaagtctttgctgtcgtccagcattctgtttttgtttactttgcaaccagttcagttttaatttggttttacatagccttccctaagcttcaatgccttttgttagcggcactcgccttttgtttatttttggtttaagcgtcagatattttttacctgcacactgcatattgtgatcgtgacaaaccatgtttccgacatctacaaagcaattatttacctgctgccacctactgatatggaagagtattacacggttactctgccgagctctagacaacaccgacactcaacaacggcacatttgcagattattattactggtttgcaaaaaatatttttaacccaaataggtgaaattacataatcttccacggcacaccagattgtatctcacggcacacgagTGTGCCAcggcacggtggttgaaaaacactgtagtagatgatgctatatatgtaaataaataaaccacatgatgttagtgcaacagttgaggaaaatgagcaaactacataaataacatcctgtaatttgattttgatattatttttttcttgatggattgaaaatgatcaccaatgagttgactgatgaacattatcacataatttattcagaaagtattttATAATGGAGTATGACGTTAAAAATGGGTAAATGCGTTAATGTGTctcgtattcatgttagcatttcagctagctagcgattagcacgctAGCTACGTTGCCAGCAAATTATCAGTATCAGTGAGTGTGGTGTTCTTAAGAGACATATTTGagtatttaaatatgtttattttcatattttagaTTGGAGTATGACGTTAAAAATTGGGAAGGACGTTAATGTGTCTTAAATGttggcatttaagctagctagcgattagcgcgctAGCTACGTTGCCAGCAAATGAGCAGTATCAGTGAGTGTGGTGTTCTTAAGAGACATATATGagtatttaaatatgtttattttcgtATTTTAGATCGAGTATGACGTTTAGAAATGGGGAAatacgttaatgtgtcttgtattcatgttagcatttgagcTAGCCAGCGATTAGCGCGCTAGCTACGTTGCCGGCATttctgaatgaaagaaactgctgttgtaaatgtgtccactagatgtcgcaatagcaattctttgtatctttgtagatgatgctacatatgtacaaaaataaaccacatgttagtacataaataacatcctgtaatttgattttgatgttatttttttaatcttgatagattaaaaaatgaacaccaatgagttgactgatgaacattatcacatcatgtaTCCAGAAAGTATAaacaacgacaaataaaggtaaaatactattaaccgcaacatgtaagtgtaaaaaaacaaaacgcaacgacattatgatttgtacattttaaagttaaagtaccaatgattgtcacacactcactaggtgtggtgaaattaccctctgcatttgacccatccccttgttcatcccctgggaggtgaggggagcagtgagcagcagcggtggcccgcgcccgggaatcattttggtgatttaaccccccaattccaacccttgatgctgagtgccaagcagggaggtaagggctcccatttttatagtctttggtatgactcggccggggtttgaactcccaacttactgatctcagggcggacactctaacccaggggtcaccaacgcggtaaggtagcccgtaaggaccagatgagtcgcccgctggcctgttctaaaaatagctcaaatagcagcacttaccagtgagctgcctctatttttaaaattttatttatttactagcaagctggtctcgctttgctcgacatttttaattctaagagagacaaaactcaaatagaatttgaaaatccaagacaatattttaaagacttggtcttcacttgtttaaataaattcataattttttttactttgcttcttataactttcagaaagacaattttagataaaaaaaatacaaccttaaaaatgattttaggatttttaaacacatatacatttttaccttttagattccttcatcttctttcctgacaatttaaatcaatgttcaagtaaattttttttttattgtaaagaataataaatacattttaatttaattcttcattttagcttctgtttttttgacgaagaatatttgtgaaatatttcttcaaacttattatgattaaaattcaaaaaaattattctggcaaatctagaaaatctttaggatcaaatttaaatcttatttcaaagtcttttgaatttctttaaaaaaattttttttctggaaaatctagaagaaataatgatttgtctttgttagaaatatggcttggtccaatttgttatatattctaacaaagtgcagattggattttaacctatttaaaacatgtcatcaaaattctaaaattaatcttaatcaggaaaaattactaatgatgttccataaattattttttaatttttttaaaaaaagattcgaattagctagtttttctcttctttttttcggttgaattttgaatttttaagAGTCGAaactgaagataaactatgtttcaaaatgtaattgtcatttttttgtgttttctcctcttttaaaccattcaattaagtgtaaatatcattaattattaataataacatagagttaaaggtaaattgagcaaattggctatttctggcaatttatttaagtgtgtatcaaactggtagccctttgcattaatcactacccaagaagtagctcttggtttcaaaaaggttggtgtccCCTTctctaaccacaagaccactgagcagtttttttttttaagttattgtgccgtgattttaccagtccggcccacttgggagtggatttttctccatgtggccccccatctaaaatcagtttgacacccctggattagtcAGTCCACCATGTTGTTACACGGCAGACGGCAACTCACCTGTACACCAGCGTGTCATCGGCGGTGCTGTTGTACTGGATCTGGTACATCCTGATGCCGGGGATGTGGCGTTCGGACGGCCATCGGATCATGGCCGAGGAGGAGGTGAGCTGGCTGACCATGACTCTTCTGTCCTGCTTGTCGTAGCCCTTGGTGTCATTGCCCGACTTGGAGGATGTGGTGATGTCAGAGAGGCCCGGGTCTTCACGCATGTGGCCCGTGTTGTTTACAAATAAGGGCAAGGGGATCATGTTGATCTCCACGGCGGCCGTGGCGATGCCTGCGGCGTTGGACGCCACGCAGTTGAACGCCCCGCTGTCCTTCAGGGTGGTGATGAGGATATCCAGGGTGCCGTTTTCATACAGGATGGTGCGGGAGTTGTTGTTCACCAGCTTGCCGTCGGGCGAGCGCCAGTGTATCTCCGGGTCGGGATCGCCCACCGCTTTGCACTTAAGCGTGACCCCCTGTCCTTCCATCACGTAGGGTTTAGTGGAGAGGTGTTTGGTGATCAACGGAGGCTCACAGATGAACTCCTCCTCTTGTATGGACCAGAAGTACTTATCCATGAGATGATCCGGCGAGGCACAAGTCTCCAGGTCGTCCTCTCTGGTGAGCCTGCGGAGCCACAGCAGCTCGCAGTTACAGTGAAGCGGGTTCCCCCCGAAGCTGACAGCAAGGGTGGAGGAGCTGAAGCCCTTGCCGTCAGATAGAACCTGAGCGTGCTGGAACAAGCTGTCGGGCGGAAGCTTCTGCAGGCGGTTGGACGTCATGTCCAGGCGGACCAGCTTGGTGAGTAGGGTAAAGGTGCCGGTGCCGATGTGGTCGATCAGGTTGTGGTCCAGGGTGAGAGTGTTGATGTTGGTCATCTGGGCGATGGCTTCCCAGGGTAGGCCGCGCAGGTTATTGTTGGACAGATCCAGGTCCTCGATGGTGGACAAGAACTCGTCAAAAGAAGTCGGAGCCACCTGGTGGATCTGGTTGTTCCCGAGGATGAGGTGCCGCAGGTTGTTCAGGCCTTTGAAATGGTCGGTCTTGATCACGCTGAGGCGGTTGCCGTCCATGTGCAGCGCCCGGAGCGAGCGCAGGCCCAAGAAGGCGTGGGGCGTGATCTGGCTGATGGTGTTGCGGGACAAAGTGAGGTGGACCAAGCTCGTCATGTTGAAGAAGTCCTTCCGGCGGATGACGGTGATGAAGTTGTCCGTGAGGCGCAACTCCACCGTCTTGCGGTCGATGGTGGGCGGGACGAACAGGAGCCCCGTCTTGGCGCAGAGCAGCGTCAGCGTCGGCGACAGGTGTTGGCAGATGCAGCGGCCGGGACAGCTGTAGCCCTCCGCCAGGGCGGCACACAGCAGCACACACAGAATCAGCCGCTCCATTCTCGATCCAGTTCCCAGTCCTGTAAGCCAGacagacaaaaaaaagcctttgaatgactaaatcaggggttttcaactttttattcgaccccttttaccgtattgcatttgcactatcttgtttagcacattcattgtttatgttctttgtttgttttttgttttgcttagtttttttccccatgcttttttaacctgtaaagcactctggttcaatctaaaagttgttgaaaacgtgctatataaataaagttgacttgatttgacttgacttgacttgacaggggtcaccaacctttttgaaaccaagagctacttcttgggtactgattaatgcaaaggactaccagtttgatacacacttaaataaattgccagaaatagccaatttgctcaatttacctttaactctatgttattattaataattaatgatatttacacttaattgaacggtttaaaagaggagaaaacacgaaaaaaaatgacaattaaattttgaaacatagtttatcttcaatttcgactctttaaaattcaaaattcaaccgaaaaaaagaagagaaaaactagctaattcgaatctttttgaaaaaattaaaaaaataatttatagaacatcattagtaatttttcctgattaagattaattttagaattttgatgacatgttttaaattggttaaaatccaatctacactttgttagaatatataacaaattggaccaagctttatttctaacaaagacaaatcattatttcttctagattttccagaacaaaaattttaaaagaaattaaaaagacttagaaataagatttaaatttgattctacagattttctggaattgccagaataatttt from Entelurus aequoreus isolate RoL-2023_Sb linkage group LG10, RoL_Eaeq_v1.1, whole genome shotgun sequence includes the following:
- the lrfn1 gene encoding leucine-rich repeat and fibronectin type III domain-containing protein 1, with amino-acid sequence MERLILCVLLCAALAEGYSCPGRCICQHLSPTLTLLCAKTGLLFVPPTIDRKTVELRLTDNFITVIRRKDFFNMTSLVHLTLSRNTISQITPHAFLGLRSLRALHMDGNRLSVIKTDHFKGLNNLRHLILGNNQIHQVAPTSFDEFLSTIEDLDLSNNNLRGLPWEAIAQMTNINTLTLDHNLIDHIGTGTFTLLTKLVRLDMTSNRLQKLPPDSLFQHAQVLSDGKGFSSSTLAVSFGGNPLHCNCELLWLRRLTREDDLETCASPDHLMDKYFWSIQEEEFICEPPLITKHLSTKPYVMEGQGVTLKCKAVGDPDPEIHWRSPDGKLVNNNSRTILYENGTLDILITTLKDSGAFNCVASNAAGIATAAVEINMIPLPLFVNNTGHMREDPGLSDITTSSKSGNDTKGYDKQDRRVMVSQLTSSSAMIRWPSERHIPGIRMYQIQYNSTADDTLVYRMIPSTSKNFVINDLAAGREYDLCVLAVYDDGITSLTATRVVGCIQFHTASEVSQCRFMHSQFLGGTMIIIIGGIIVASVLVFIVILMIRYKTYSGPEDGGKAKAGSDTPSQAVNGSRQRLHRSASKQPSDESQHEAEAPTECMALVLRVDNEKKDDATAASAVLEAELPPPAANKTKRRTSLEAPRFVLPFEDSQTDSSLTGSTMSLCLIGPNAGPSEAPRLKDKKSVLANAGLLPSELARTRHRFSFDGGDYSIFQSHSYPRRARTRWHRSTSQLDAESSPLANRGVTFSSTEWMLESTV